One part of the Mariniflexile litorale genome encodes these proteins:
- the gntA gene encoding guanitoxin biosynthesis heme-dependent pre-guanitoxin N-hydroxylase GntA, producing the protein MNQQESNSIQLEYRNFIIEKKHPCVMANTVFAMNNYNLKIYDDITSDEIILPILSDIEHYLNNYNYESNEFESLIICFKNNKFTSELQFEKAMWNFLQQLHDHDNKAWDSSVSQDPNNPNFSFSIKGKAFYIIGMHPESSRIARKAPYCTMVFNLHWQFEKLREMGIYQTVKKRIRSRDEELQGFINPVLSDFGSETETKQYSGREVSKDWKCPFHPKN; encoded by the coding sequence ATGAATCAACAAGAGTCAAATTCAATTCAACTTGAATATAGAAATTTCATCATTGAAAAAAAGCACCCATGTGTCATGGCCAATACCGTTTTTGCAATGAATAATTATAATTTGAAAATTTATGATGACATTACTTCTGATGAAATAATATTACCCATTTTGTCGGATATTGAACATTATTTAAATAACTATAATTATGAATCTAACGAATTCGAATCTTTAATTATTTGTTTTAAAAACAATAAATTCACATCGGAGTTACAGTTTGAAAAAGCCATGTGGAATTTTTTACAACAACTTCACGATCATGATAATAAAGCTTGGGATTCTAGTGTTAGTCAAGACCCCAATAATCCAAATTTTAGTTTTAGTATTAAGGGTAAGGCTTTTTATATTATTGGAATGCATCCAGAAAGCTCCAGAATAGCTCGAAAAGCACCTTATTGTACCATGGTTTTTAATTTACATTGGCAATTTGAAAAATTAAGAGAGATGGGGATTTATCAAACTGTTAAAAAAAGAATCCGTAGTCGAGATGAGGAATTACAAGGGTTTATAAACCCAGTTTTATCTGATTTTGGCTCAGAAACAGAGACTAAACAATATAGTGGAAGGGAAGTTTCCAAGGATTGGAAATGTCCTTTTCACCCTAAAAACTAA